From Thalassotalea euphylliae, the proteins below share one genomic window:
- a CDS encoding IS4 family transposase gives MPVKSLCHNYFKNTLSSFNRARMKTLMLSADALIDSNRLTLTDIGRHLEGKAFSKNKIKRIDRFLNNDHLQRELIDIYRALAKPVISQLPYLVIAVDWSGCCGSNYHLLRASLLVDGRSMTLYNMVVEEKDKETRTTHQLFLSRLSHILAGHAKVYITSDGGFLTPWYAEVLAHGWDFIGRLRGTMKCQLKQQPTQWQTLAQLRKDASCTPKNLGSARLTQHSKTGCQASLHLYQGEHRGRRGKSRFTKDDKMYRNLAHEPWLIATSDAELTSREVINLYAKRMQIEQNFRDDKSEQYGFSWRFSRTMGIKRMSILCLIACVASLVLWLIGFEAERRKWHFRFQANTVRKRRVLSFLSLAKNIVKQCPHQLTKRFIKRSWLNFINDYNKIIIV, from the coding sequence ATGCCTGTAAAATCACTATGCCACAACTACTTTAAAAATACGCTATCTTCCTTCAATCGCGCACGCATGAAAACCTTAATGCTCAGTGCCGATGCGTTAATTGACTCGAATCGGTTAACTCTCACTGATATAGGTCGACACCTCGAAGGAAAAGCGTTCAGTAAAAACAAAATTAAACGAATCGACAGATTTTTAAACAATGACCACTTACAACGAGAGCTTATTGACATTTACCGTGCGCTTGCCAAGCCCGTTATAAGCCAATTGCCATACCTAGTCATTGCTGTCGACTGGAGTGGGTGCTGTGGCTCAAATTATCATTTGTTACGCGCTAGTTTATTGGTCGATGGTCGCTCAATGACGCTCTACAACATGGTTGTTGAAGAAAAGGATAAGGAAACCCGTACCACTCATCAATTGTTTCTCTCACGATTAAGTCACATATTGGCGGGGCATGCGAAAGTGTATATCACATCTGACGGCGGCTTTTTAACACCTTGGTATGCCGAAGTACTTGCCCACGGATGGGATTTTATTGGTCGACTGCGAGGTACAATGAAGTGCCAATTGAAACAGCAGCCAACGCAATGGCAAACCTTAGCGCAGTTAAGAAAGGACGCCAGTTGTACACCTAAAAATTTAGGGAGCGCAAGGTTAACGCAACACAGCAAAACGGGGTGCCAAGCGAGCCTGCACCTTTATCAAGGTGAGCACAGAGGCCGACGCGGGAAAAGCCGCTTTACTAAGGATGATAAAATGTACCGCAACCTTGCTCATGAACCTTGGCTCATCGCGACATCTGATGCCGAGCTAACAAGTCGCGAAGTAATCAATTTGTACGCTAAACGTATGCAAATAGAGCAAAACTTTAGAGATGACAAAAGTGAGCAGTATGGTTTTTCTTGGCGGTTTAGTCGAACGATGGGCATTAAACGGATGAGCATACTGTGCCTTATCGCTTGTGTAGCAAGCTTGGTACTCTGGCTTATTGGCTTTGAAGCAGAAAGAAGAAAATGGCACTTTAGGTTCCAAGCAAATACCGTGAGAAAGCGGCGCGTGCTTTCATTTCTGTCACTCGCCAAAAATATTGTCAAACAATGCCCTCACCAGTTAACAAAGAGGTTTATCAAAAGGAGTTGGTTAAATTTCATTAACGACTACAACAAGATAATCATTGTATGA
- a CDS encoding DUF3010 family protein, whose product MKVCGVELKGNDAIVCVMSLADGLYDLPQLRVAKVSIDDAGDAEQVQKFQFAFKKLMEDYQVEQVVIKGRALKGKFAGGPVGFKLEAAIQLIDTLKVDIVSGSFVKNTLAKSQVGIDFRDTGLKKFQQTAFETVFAFFEGK is encoded by the coding sequence ATGAAAGTATGTGGTGTTGAGCTTAAAGGTAATGATGCAATTGTATGCGTAATGTCGTTGGCAGATGGACTGTACGACTTACCGCAGTTGCGGGTTGCAAAGGTTTCTATTGATGACGCAGGCGATGCTGAGCAAGTACAAAAATTTCAATTTGCGTTTAAGAAGTTGATGGAAGACTACCAAGTTGAACAAGTGGTGATTAAAGGGCGCGCGCTAAAAGGCAAGTTCGCAGGCGGGCCTGTTGGCTTTAAACTTGAAGCCGCGATTCAACTAATTGACACGCTCAAGGTTGATATAGTTTCAGGTAGTTTTGTGAAAAACACGTTGGCAAAAAGCCAAGTGGGTATTGATTTTCGCGATACAGGATTGAAAAAGTTCCAACAAACGGCTTTTGAAACTGTGTTTGCGTTTTTTGAAGGGAAATAA
- a CDS encoding acyl-CoA dehydrogenase C-terminal domain-containing protein — translation MPEYKAPLRDMQFVMQELLDCETHYQNLGYEDATPDMVSAIMAEAGKFTEEVIAPINQSGDEQGCKWEDGVVTTPDGFKEAYQQYVEGGWPTLSQPVEHGGQGLPHSINTAIGEFLSAANHSFAMYPGLSHGALATLEAHGSDEQKAMFMPKLVDGTWTGTMCLTEPHCGTDLGMLRTKAELNDDGSYSLTGTKIFISAGEHDLSDNIVHIVIARVPGSPEGTKGISLFVVPKFNVTADGEVADRNGVNCGSIEHKMGIHANATCVINFDGAKGYLIGEVNRGLNCMFTFMNAARLGVANEGVAAADAAFQGSLAYAQDRLQMRSLTGAKNPNGPADPIIVHPDVRRMLLTQKSIAEGGRALNGYLAQLVDIVEAEKDPAKRAEAESKLALLTPIAKAFLTELGLECTSHGVQVFGGHGFIKEWGMEQLMRDTKISCLYEGTTGIQALDLLARKILGSKGEMIKPFAAEVTQFCTENVTDEQMSEFVKPMITIAPNWQKMTQEIGMKAMQNPDEIGAASVDYLMYSGYLTLAYFWAKMAKVAFTQLAEGTEDKAFYEAKIKTARFYFARILPRAQGHAACIENGAASMMAHDEEEFLF, via the coding sequence ATGCCAGAATATAAAGCTCCACTGCGTGATATGCAGTTCGTGATGCAAGAGTTGTTAGATTGTGAAACTCATTACCAAAACTTGGGTTATGAAGACGCAACACCAGATATGGTTAGCGCAATCATGGCTGAAGCTGGTAAATTTACAGAAGAAGTCATTGCACCTATTAACCAATCAGGCGACGAGCAAGGTTGTAAGTGGGAAGACGGTGTTGTTACAACACCTGATGGCTTTAAAGAAGCTTATCAACAATACGTAGAAGGTGGCTGGCCGACACTATCTCAACCAGTTGAGCACGGTGGTCAAGGTTTACCTCATTCCATTAACACGGCAATTGGTGAGTTCCTTTCTGCTGCAAACCACAGTTTCGCAATGTACCCGGGGTTAAGTCACGGTGCGTTAGCAACTTTAGAAGCGCACGGTTCTGATGAGCAAAAAGCGATGTTCATGCCTAAGCTAGTTGACGGGACTTGGACTGGTACCATGTGTTTAACTGAACCACACTGTGGTACCGACTTAGGTATGTTACGCACTAAAGCTGAGTTAAATGACGATGGTTCATACTCACTTACGGGCACCAAGATTTTTATCTCTGCCGGTGAGCACGATTTATCAGACAACATTGTACATATCGTAATTGCACGTGTGCCAGGTTCTCCAGAAGGTACCAAAGGTATCTCATTATTTGTTGTACCTAAGTTCAATGTCACTGCTGACGGTGAAGTAGCTGATCGCAACGGCGTAAACTGTGGCTCAATTGAGCACAAGATGGGTATTCACGCGAATGCAACTTGTGTTATTAACTTCGATGGCGCCAAAGGTTACTTAATTGGCGAAGTCAACCGTGGTTTGAACTGTATGTTCACCTTTATGAACGCTGCGCGTTTAGGTGTTGCTAATGAAGGTGTTGCGGCAGCTGATGCTGCATTCCAAGGCTCATTAGCTTACGCACAAGATCGCTTACAAATGCGCTCACTAACTGGTGCTAAGAACCCGAATGGCCCAGCTGACCCGATTATCGTTCACCCAGACGTTCGTCGTATGCTGTTAACGCAAAAATCAATTGCAGAAGGTGGCCGAGCGTTAAATGGTTACTTAGCTCAGCTCGTTGATATTGTTGAAGCTGAAAAAGATCCTGCAAAGCGTGCCGAAGCAGAAAGCAAGCTAGCATTATTAACACCAATCGCCAAAGCATTCTTAACTGAGTTAGGTTTAGAGTGTACCAGCCACGGTGTACAAGTATTTGGTGGTCATGGCTTCATCAAGGAATGGGGCATGGAGCAGTTGATGCGTGATACTAAGATCAGCTGTTTATACGAAGGCACCACTGGTATTCAAGCACTAGATTTACTTGCGCGTAAGATCTTAGGCTCAAAAGGCGAAATGATTAAGCCATTCGCTGCTGAAGTGACTCAGTTCTGTACAGAGAATGTAACAGATGAGCAAATGAGTGAGTTTGTTAAGCCAATGATTACCATTGCACCTAACTGGCAGAAAATGACCCAAGAAATTGGTATGAAAGCGATGCAAAACCCAGATGAAATTGGCGCAGCATCAGTTGATTACTTAATGTACTCAGGTTACCTAACACTTGCCTACTTCTGGGCGAAAATGGCTAAGGTTGCGTTCACTCAGTTAGCTGAAGGTACAGAAGACAAAGCGTTTTACGAAGCGAAAATCAAAACTGCTCGCTTCTACTTCGCACGTATCCTGCCTCGTGCACAAGGCCATGCAGCATGTATCGAAAACGGTGCGGCGAGCATGATGGCACACGACGAAGAAGAATTTTTATTCTAA
- a CDS encoding methyl-accepting chemotaxis protein, with the protein MNLSIKAKLMLLAGAAMLTMGVIFIVEVISTKNTVLQKEYENVGQSVRHSLQRGLQAQADTATQSAHIFYQQAQLDQLKQELGDEIKLLHQTLLSIYQASESKTLAKDRVYAFLNHYRWGDNRYAYSFDVDSIVYQTHALDPLLIGESAKDLTDNNGMYFGRDIVNSALTHDIGFTRYADLNPKSKQVEDKLAVAMLVKPLNIVISTDEYISNLQADKQASALAMILQARYGESGYFWVQDSQGVFLTHPNKALIGTSIANTQKIAEQIKNKQETFIDMPFTNPATNQPENKISYARKIFPDWGWVIATGTYETEIKSAQTQLTQATKTVFAEKTQQSIIMMVFVTLLTFASLIWFINKTITKLALLNDRIKSLSSGEADLTSRIAITNKDEIGAIASSINDFIVYLQNMLRELSASSNHITQNIDELSEQSERNHQALNLHANETEQVVTAITEMSATANSVAENASQSAHNTNYAEQEATEAKHLVNSTTASVEQLMMEIEQAAVNINTMNDNTQEIVNVLGVIGDIAAQTNLLALNAAIEAARAGEQGRGFAVVADEVRALASRTQASTEEIGQILTKVQTDASNAVSAMQATQASCQLASDNTAKVSSSLSTMTSAIVEINDLNSQIATAAEQQSVATEEVSQNMSNIRLVVTDLTQSGKQTVTNSQALAASNQQLAGSISQFRV; encoded by the coding sequence ATGAATCTCAGTATCAAAGCAAAATTAATGCTACTAGCTGGTGCCGCTATGCTTACCATGGGAGTTATTTTTATCGTTGAAGTCATCTCGACGAAAAACACTGTCTTGCAAAAAGAATATGAAAATGTGGGTCAGTCGGTCAGACACAGTTTGCAAAGAGGCCTGCAGGCGCAAGCGGATACTGCCACCCAATCTGCCCATATTTTCTATCAACAGGCACAACTTGATCAGCTCAAACAAGAGCTTGGCGACGAAATCAAGCTACTCCACCAAACACTTCTCTCGATTTATCAGGCCAGTGAGTCTAAAACATTAGCCAAAGATCGGGTTTACGCATTTCTTAACCATTATCGCTGGGGTGATAATCGTTATGCTTATAGTTTCGACGTGGACTCCATTGTTTACCAAACTCACGCGCTTGACCCTTTATTAATTGGTGAAAGCGCCAAAGATTTAACAGACAATAACGGTATGTATTTCGGTCGTGATATTGTCAATTCCGCATTAACCCATGACATTGGCTTCACCCGATATGCTGACCTTAATCCTAAGAGTAAGCAAGTAGAAGATAAGCTTGCCGTTGCTATGCTGGTTAAACCATTGAATATAGTGATCAGCACTGATGAATATATTTCCAACCTACAGGCTGACAAGCAAGCAAGTGCTTTGGCGATGATACTGCAAGCACGGTATGGCGAAAGCGGCTATTTTTGGGTTCAGGATAGCCAAGGGGTGTTCTTAACTCACCCCAATAAAGCACTGATCGGCACGAGCATCGCCAATACCCAAAAAATCGCCGAACAGATAAAAAATAAACAAGAAACCTTTATCGACATGCCGTTCACCAACCCGGCAACAAACCAGCCTGAAAATAAAATTTCTTATGCCCGTAAAATATTTCCAGACTGGGGCTGGGTGATTGCCACTGGTACTTATGAAACCGAGATCAAGTCGGCACAAACCCAGTTAACGCAAGCAACAAAAACCGTTTTTGCCGAGAAAACCCAGCAGAGCATTATCATGATGGTGTTCGTAACCTTGCTAACCTTTGCTTCATTGATTTGGTTTATTAACAAAACCATTACTAAGTTAGCCTTGTTAAATGACCGCATCAAAAGTTTATCAAGTGGTGAGGCCGATTTAACCTCGCGCATAGCGATAACCAATAAAGACGAAATTGGTGCTATCGCCTCATCGATTAATGACTTTATTGTCTACTTGCAAAATATGCTACGCGAGCTTAGTGCATCCTCTAACCATATCACCCAAAACATAGATGAACTGTCTGAACAATCTGAGCGCAATCACCAAGCGCTAAACCTGCACGCAAATGAAACAGAGCAAGTCGTTACAGCGATTACTGAAATGAGCGCCACCGCCAATAGTGTCGCCGAGAATGCCTCGCAATCGGCTCACAATACGAATTACGCCGAGCAGGAGGCGACAGAAGCCAAACACTTAGTAAACTCGACAACGGCGAGCGTTGAGCAGTTGATGATGGAAATCGAACAAGCAGCTGTGAATATCAACACCATGAATGACAACACCCAAGAAATAGTCAACGTTTTGGGTGTTATTGGTGATATTGCCGCTCAAACTAACCTATTAGCTCTTAATGCCGCAATCGAGGCCGCTCGTGCTGGTGAGCAAGGCCGAGGCTTTGCTGTCGTAGCCGATGAAGTGCGCGCCCTCGCCTCGCGCACGCAAGCCAGTACCGAAGAGATCGGTCAGATCCTTACTAAAGTGCAAACAGACGCCAGCAATGCCGTTAGCGCAATGCAAGCCACTCAAGCGAGCTGTCAATTAGCCTCTGACAATACCGCTAAAGTCTCGTCAAGTTTATCGACCATGACCAGCGCTATTGTTGAAATTAATGACTTGAATAGCCAAATTGCGACAGCTGCTGAGCAGCAAAGTGTCGCAACGGAAGAAGTCAGTCAAAATATGAGTAATATTCGATTGGTTGTTACCGATTTAACACAAAGTGGTAAGCAAACAGTTACGAACAGCCAAGCCTTAGCGGCAAGCAATCAACAGCTGGCTGGCTCAATCAGCCAATTTAGGGTTTAA
- a CDS encoding TlpA family protein disulfide reductase — protein MKLHSLWFAASLFLLTLNNAFAEQKTSSNTPSNIVPDWQLTMQNGEPINWQMFEGKPVILHFWATWCPYCKRLQPKLVELVEKHPNVILVGISFNEDSDATPQDVLEERGYTFKTAVNGEKVAQQYGVAGTPTTFFIKPNGEAIFKYVNSDINDPRLLKATQVIAE, from the coding sequence ATGAAACTCCACTCTCTCTGGTTTGCAGCCAGCCTTTTTTTGCTAACGCTTAATAACGCGTTTGCAGAGCAAAAAACGTCGTCAAATACACCGTCAAATATTGTGCCTGACTGGCAATTAACCATGCAAAATGGTGAGCCAATCAATTGGCAAATGTTTGAAGGCAAGCCCGTCATTTTGCACTTTTGGGCAACCTGGTGTCCTTACTGCAAGCGACTGCAGCCCAAATTGGTCGAATTAGTCGAAAAACATCCTAACGTGATATTGGTCGGCATTAGCTTTAATGAAGACAGTGACGCGACGCCACAAGATGTATTGGAAGAACGCGGTTACACATTTAAAACCGCCGTAAATGGTGAAAAAGTTGCACAGCAGTACGGTGTTGCCGGCACGCCAACGACTTTCTTTATCAAACCCAATGGCGAAGCCATTTTTAAGTACGTTAATTCAGACATCAACGACCCTCGTCTATTAAAAGCGACACAAGTGATTGCCGAATAA
- a CDS encoding tetratricopeptide repeat protein — MRCLIVLILIIWSYGCSHQAYQTNQASQANTGQALPIAYHLFNYQTVDITSEQELFSLSTEQQQQFLAYYNKALAQGEDKHQIISDYLLNKVANFTYYGETYTASQAMNSLQGNCMSLAILTTALARLVDVDLAFREVLTLPVFEKQNNLVFSSIHVQTKLFAAPSQGGLSAIFSNAGVVIDYFPASSNIKSRYLTYHQFVAMYYKNIASDALVVGDLERAFANAITAYQYDDTSVEVMNLLAVIHRRQGDERTAEQIYDFAMKLAPNNLSLLSNYATLLAMQHRGEEANGLQAKMAKLEDPNPYSWLNQAYLAQQQGNYRQAIEFFNRTIELAPYVNEAYIGLYQVYMAKGQETRAKNVIAKALDWTYKPSERRQLKYKLYGRNTLPDKVDISQ; from the coding sequence ATGCGTTGTTTAATTGTACTGATACTGATTATATGGAGTTATGGCTGTAGTCATCAGGCTTATCAGACCAATCAAGCCAGCCAGGCAAACACAGGGCAAGCGTTGCCGATAGCCTATCACCTGTTTAACTACCAAACGGTTGACATCACTTCCGAACAAGAGCTGTTTAGTCTTAGCACTGAGCAACAGCAGCAATTTCTGGCTTATTACAACAAAGCGCTAGCGCAAGGTGAAGATAAGCACCAAATCATTAGTGATTACCTTCTTAATAAGGTCGCTAACTTTACCTATTACGGAGAAACCTACACCGCATCGCAAGCGATGAATAGTTTGCAGGGTAACTGCATGAGCTTAGCTATTCTTACCACAGCATTGGCGCGTTTAGTGGATGTCGATTTAGCGTTTCGTGAAGTACTGACCTTACCGGTATTTGAAAAGCAGAATAATTTGGTGTTTTCATCAATCCATGTGCAAACCAAGTTATTTGCCGCACCTAGCCAAGGAGGACTGAGTGCTATTTTTTCAAATGCTGGTGTCGTTATTGATTACTTTCCTGCATCAAGCAACATTAAGAGTCGTTACCTTACATATCATCAGTTTGTTGCTATGTACTACAAAAATATTGCTTCTGATGCACTAGTGGTAGGTGATCTTGAACGCGCCTTTGCTAACGCTATTACGGCTTATCAATATGACGACACTAGTGTCGAAGTCATGAATCTTCTTGCCGTTATTCATCGCCGTCAAGGAGATGAGCGCACAGCAGAGCAAATTTATGATTTTGCCATGAAACTCGCACCAAACAATCTTTCTTTACTGAGTAATTATGCAACTTTGCTGGCTATGCAGCATCGCGGTGAAGAAGCCAATGGGCTACAAGCAAAAATGGCGAAACTTGAAGATCCCAACCCATATAGCTGGCTGAATCAGGCGTATTTAGCGCAGCAGCAAGGTAACTATCGCCAAGCCATCGAATTTTTTAATCGCACGATTGAACTGGCGCCATATGTCAATGAGGCTTACATTGGCTTGTATCAGGTTTACATGGCGAAAGGTCAGGAAACAAGAGCAAAAAACGTCATTGCGAAAGCACTGGATTGGACCTACAAGCCGTCGGAACGACGTCAGTTGAAATATAAACTGTACGGCCGAAATACGTTGCCAGATAAAGTAGATATCAGCCAATAA
- a CDS encoding GMC family oxidoreductase, translating to MESYDFVIVGGGSAGCVLADKLSACGQFQVCLVEAGPKDNSPLIHVPLGTIGLMRSSKYNWLYDSAPEATQNQRQIFNPRGKTLGGSSSINAMLYVRGQKEDYDAWRDMGNEGWGYDDVLPYFKATQHQERGADEYHGVDGPLNVAESRCKLHVFDKFISSAANAGYPVNNDFNGQSQEGVGYYQVTQKDGQRCSSAKAFLTPNLARPNLTVLTDAMVEKVLFEEKIAVGIRVKHQQKWQEIVAHKEVILSAGAYNSPQLLMLSGVGPKAELAKHNIPLVHELAGVGQNLQEHVDAIVLNEYQDTDGIAFRPTAMAKLAPSALQYFTKREGVLTSAAAEAGGFIKTDETLERPDIQLHFMPFAMDDHGRNLKMLCRYGVAMHVCLLRPNSRGQVTLFGNAPHLHPKIEINMLADPDDQAIMVAGVRKVREIFAQHPLAGLLGSEIYPGASATSDEDILSFLRERANTIYHPVGTCKMGQDEMAVVDSSLKVHGLASLRVIDASIMPTLISGNTNAPTIMIAAKVADTILAQYQ from the coding sequence ATGGAAAGTTACGATTTCGTCATCGTTGGGGGAGGCTCTGCTGGCTGTGTGCTGGCCGATAAGTTATCTGCATGCGGGCAATTTCAAGTATGTTTAGTAGAGGCTGGCCCAAAAGACAACTCGCCGTTAATTCATGTGCCGCTCGGAACAATTGGCCTGATGCGCAGCAGCAAATACAACTGGCTATATGATTCCGCACCGGAAGCAACGCAGAACCAACGACAGATATTTAACCCAAGAGGCAAAACACTCGGCGGTAGTAGTTCAATTAACGCTATGCTCTATGTTCGCGGTCAAAAAGAAGACTATGATGCATGGCGAGATATGGGTAATGAAGGTTGGGGCTATGATGACGTGCTGCCTTATTTCAAAGCGACTCAGCACCAAGAGCGTGGCGCAGATGAGTATCATGGTGTAGATGGCCCGCTTAATGTTGCAGAATCAAGGTGTAAATTACACGTATTTGATAAATTTATTAGCTCTGCTGCTAATGCTGGCTACCCCGTTAACAACGATTTTAATGGTCAGTCGCAAGAAGGTGTTGGTTACTACCAAGTGACCCAAAAAGATGGCCAACGCTGTAGCTCTGCCAAAGCATTTTTAACGCCAAATCTTGCTCGCCCTAACCTAACGGTGTTAACCGATGCTATGGTTGAAAAAGTGCTGTTTGAAGAGAAAATTGCGGTTGGCATCCGCGTAAAACATCAGCAAAAGTGGCAAGAAATTGTCGCCCATAAAGAAGTGATTCTTAGTGCTGGCGCATATAACTCGCCTCAGTTACTGATGCTCTCTGGTGTTGGCCCCAAAGCAGAGTTAGCAAAACACAATATTCCGTTAGTGCATGAATTGGCAGGAGTTGGCCAAAACTTACAAGAGCATGTCGACGCTATTGTACTCAATGAGTATCAAGACACCGATGGCATTGCCTTTCGCCCAACAGCAATGGCAAAGCTTGCCCCCAGTGCCCTGCAATATTTCACCAAGCGAGAGGGGGTACTGACCAGTGCGGCAGCCGAAGCAGGGGGATTTATCAAAACCGATGAAACACTCGAACGGCCAGATATTCAATTGCACTTTATGCCCTTTGCCATGGACGATCATGGACGAAATTTGAAAATGTTGTGCCGCTATGGCGTAGCCATGCATGTTTGCTTGTTAAGGCCAAACAGCCGAGGACAAGTGACCTTATTTGGCAATGCCCCGCACTTACACCCCAAAATTGAAATTAACATGCTTGCTGATCCTGATGATCAGGCGATTATGGTCGCTGGGGTACGAAAAGTTCGTGAAATTTTCGCCCAACATCCACTTGCAGGGCTACTTGGCAGCGAGATTTATCCGGGAGCAAGCGCTACTTCAGATGAAGATATCCTGAGTTTTCTCAGAGAAAGAGCCAATACCATTTATCACCCAGTCGGTACCTGTAAAATGGGTCAGGATGAGATGGCGGTAGTAGATAGTTCGCTGAAAGTGCACGGTTTAGCATCGCTGCGCGTGATTGACGCTTCCATTATGCCGACGCTAATCAGCGGTAATACCAATGCGCCCACCATAATGATCGCCGCAAAGGTTGCTGACACTATACTCGCACAATACCAATAA
- a CDS encoding TetR/AcrR family transcriptional regulator: MQADSIIEAKQVRSQQTQKKLLDALNSCLKQDFFEHISIAQITENAGVSVGTFYRRFKNKEALLPYLYQDFGTQQRDWVLALTTEKQATLAQQITYIVENCCHFLSNNAGVLRTLHLNARLYPEILPTSQLNERSQEYREIAAMLMQHAQEITHRSPQMACDMATFMMINGLIEKILYGDLTPAIASPLAMEEHCQQLSAMLLSYLTQQ; this comes from the coding sequence ATGCAAGCAGATTCAATTATTGAAGCCAAACAAGTACGAAGTCAGCAAACTCAAAAGAAGCTACTCGACGCGCTCAATAGTTGTCTAAAACAAGACTTTTTTGAGCATATTAGTATTGCACAAATCACTGAAAATGCAGGGGTCTCTGTAGGGACATTTTATCGTCGCTTTAAAAACAAAGAGGCGTTGTTGCCCTATTTATATCAAGACTTCGGTACTCAACAACGGGACTGGGTACTGGCACTAACAACAGAGAAACAGGCGACACTAGCACAGCAAATTACCTATATTGTCGAAAATTGTTGCCATTTTTTATCCAACAATGCCGGTGTACTGAGAACCTTACACCTGAATGCACGCTTATACCCAGAAATATTGCCCACCAGCCAACTCAATGAACGTTCGCAGGAATATCGCGAAATTGCAGCGATGTTAATGCAACATGCACAAGAGATAACGCATCGTTCACCGCAAATGGCTTGTGATATGGCAACGTTTATGATGATCAACGGCCTAATCGAAAAAATACTATATGGCGATCTAACACCCGCAATCGCTTCGCCATTGGCAATGGAAGAACATTGCCAACAGCTCAGCGCGATGCTCCTCAGCTACTTAACTCAGCAGTAG